The following coding sequences are from one Apus apus isolate bApuApu2 chromosome 28, bApuApu2.pri.cur, whole genome shotgun sequence window:
- the GLI1 gene encoding zinc finger protein GLI1 isoform X5, giving the protein MCRFSPGPSRSCSRGKGERGAAGIAAPAGVARSRSEAPPDFAPRRGPDVLLNLARPRRDMFKPVSPPVTSYAEHCCLHPPHGPAPGAAGPQGLDFPLRHQSNLMGSHCGYGFVPGSEHPGSSDDSSIDLQTVIRTSPNSLVAFINSRCTSASGSYGHLSISTISPSLGYQSPPGQQKSQGHLYSHTLPPPPCSSHDHLSTLPGFLHHAPAHGTLKHCQQLKLEWSLSSPLTVKYPEETPEGDISSPASTGTQDPLLGMLDVREDLEKDDGKPESETVYETSCYWDGCAKEFDTQDQLVHHINNEHIHGEKKEFVCHWAACSREQRPFKAQYMLVVHMRRHTGEKPHKCTFEGCNKAYSRLENLKTHLRSHTGEKPYVCEHDGCNKAFSNASDRAKHQNRTHSNEKPYVCKIPGCTKRYTDPSSLRKHVKTVHGPDAHVTKKHRGDVVPGRTLPTPSGPPDLKQEKDTEARKDDSKLVVPDLALKPQPSPGGQSSCSSDHSPLGSTTNNDSGVEMAGNAGGSYEDLSTLEDVVPNEPMGTSGLMALHKLENLRIDKLKQMRKPSVTKGLSLPAIPGAGLPGEVPGISMLPLAASRRRIAELSAAETAMPLNERRSSVTSTVSSAYTVSRRSSLVSPYLAGPCLGGEAGAMPGGVGLADGYDPISPDESRRSSDASHCGGLPGVGSLTPAQRYRLKAKYAAATGGPPPTPLPSMELVGMGGHSSLPGDYLGPAELCCFANGLLRRHSSNDYPGYAGSLPPPPVPRNSGRRASDPAQTAANPHAAPKVHRFKSMGNVNVPGVGRTALQPLGGSDANLQRHVFSPRPPSISENVFLESVSIEGPGPGTESGLLEMEQYLNCPEEGFPCQGTGVELQCQGLYSSAHRTMGGMQLKPGRHGGTEEGLLQSEFSLPQCQMNQHFMGMHAGNGIIPVPWDEPPQGDLEMSSRQSSVSASTAAMSRPHCHHQNTEYQLPGSCGQQPKRVSSCQDSGLSGGHQLSRLQIKSEQCYPAPTPALAPCQNTKLAGSVQPPASYGQATNVRPDGYQSEASVGYMGMLSLGSRRAQTPTMQTKEVMVRSYVQAQQTLMWGDQLASKGGEAGMGLSSEAGQCQVMQAPLYLSYKYSGYQAKPDHLQGLAETEHLLNTPCFNPEMVPHPPGDPKPPSHQNSLNYTGNLAQPSNSYEGVEASSRHVLRLPPACPTHEGPSNALLYYPGQGTHVQVGKGGQKLLGQMAASCGNPRHYGGSLEGLKGSPYYSLDSGEQVANSLDSLDLENTHLDFAAIVEDPETSTLLPGPPSPAGGLLLPTSGGANMAVGDMSSMLSTLAGESHFLNSLS; this is encoded by the exons GCCCCGCCCGACTTCGCCCCTCGCCGAGGACCAGATGTGCTCCTGAACCTGGCCAGGCCCCGCCGCGACATGTTCAAACCCGTCAGCCCCCCTGTCACCAGCTACGCTGAGCACTGTTGCCTGCACCCACCCCACGGACCAGCCCCAGGTGCCGCAGGTCCACAAG GACTTGATTTCCCTTTACGCCATCAGTCAAACCTCATGGGCAGTCACTGTGGTTATGGGTTTGTGCCAGGATCCGAGCACCCAGGCAGTAGTGATG ACTCTAGCATTGACCTGCAGACGGTAATCCGCACCTCACCCAACTCCCTCGTTGCGTTCATCAACTCCCGCTGCACCTCTGCCAGTGGCTCCTATGGCCACCTCTCCATCAGCACCATCAG TCCATCACTGGGGTATCAGAGTCCACCAGGTCAGCAGAAGAGCCAAGGCCACCTGTACAGccacaccctcccccccccaccatgTAGCTCCCATGATCACCTGTCCACCCTCCCAGGGTTCCTGCATCATGCCCCAGCTCATGGGACCCTCAAACATTGTCAG CAGCTAAAGTTGGAGTGGAGCCTGAGCAGCCCTCTGACTGTCAAATACCCAGAGGAGACACCTGAAGGTGACATCTCCAGTCCAGCATCCACAGGCACTCAG GACCCCTTGTTGGGAATGCTCGATGTTCGGGAAGATCTGGAGAAAGATGATGGGAAACCTGAATCTGAGACTGTGTACGAAACCAGTTGCTACTGGGATGGCTGTGCCAAGGAGTTTGATACGCAGGATCAGCTGGTGCAC CACATCAACAATGAGCATATCCATGGGGAAAAGAAGGAGTTTGTGTGCcactgggcagcatgttcccgGGAGCAGAGGCCCTTCAAGGCTCAGTACATGTTGGTGGTGCATATGCGACGTCACACAGGCGAGAAACCTCACAAATGCACG TTTGAGGGATGTAACAAAGCCTACTCACGCCTGGAGAACCTCAAGACACATCTGCGCTCACACACGGGAGAAAAACCCTATGTGTGTGAACATGACGGTTGCAACAAGGCCTTCTCCAATGCTTCTGACCGGGCCAAGCATCAGAACCGCACTCACTCCAATGAG AAGCCATACGTGTGCAAGATTCCAGGCTGCACCAAGCGCTACACAGACCCCAGTTCCCTCCGCAAACATGTGAAGACAGTTCATGGTCCTGATGCCCATGTCACCAAGAAACACCGAGGGGATGTGGTGCCAGGCCGTACACTGCCCACCCCCAGTGGCCCACCAGACCTGAAGCAGGAGAAAGACACTGAGGCCCGGAAGGATGACAGCAAACTCGTGGTGCCTGATTTGGCTTTG AAGCCACAGCCCAGTCCAGGTGGGCAATCGTCATGCAGCAGCGACCACTCCCCACTCGGAAGCACCACCAACAATGACAGTGGTGTGGAGATGGCGGGCAATGCAGGTGGGAGCTACGAGGATCTGTCCACACTGGAGGATGTGGTGCCTAATGAACCCATGGGCACCTCAGGGCTCATGGCCCTCCACAAGCTAGAAAATCTTCGCATAGACAAACTGAAGCAGATGAGGAAGCCATCAGTTACCAAGGGCCTGAGTTTGCCAGCCATCCCTGGAGCCG gCCTGCCTGGGGAGGTGCCTGGGATCTCCATGCTGCCGCTGGCTGCCTCTCGCCGACGCATTGCAGAGCTATCGGCAGCAGAGACGGCCATGCCACTGAATGAGCGCCGGAGCAGCGTCACCAGTACTGTAAGCTCAGCCTACACCGTGAGCCGGCGCTCCTCCCTGGTGTCCCCATACCTGGCTGGACCATGTCTGGGTGGTGAGGCGGGGGCAATGCCTGGCGGGGTGGGCCTGGCAGATGGCTATGACCCCATCTCTCCGGATGAGTCACGACGCTCCAGTGATGCCAGCCACTGTGGAGGGCTGCCAGGTGTGGGCAGCCTTACCCCGGCCCAGCGCTACCGTCTCAAGGCCAAATATGCTGCAGCCACAGGTGGCCCACCCCCAACTCCCCTACCCAGCATGGAACTGGTGGGCATGGGTGGCCACAGCAGCTTACCTGGGGACTACCTTGGGCCAGCCGAactctgctgctttgcaaatgGTTTGCTGCGAAGGCACAGTTCCAATGACTACCCTGGCTATGCAGGCagccttccccctcccccagtgCCTCGGAACAGTGGACGGCGGGCCAGCGACCCTGCCCAGACCGCGGCCAACCCTCATGCTGCGCCCAAGGTGCATCGTTTTAAGAGCATGGGTAACGTGAATGTGCCAGGAGTGGGCAGAACTGCTTTGCAGCCCTTGGGTGGTTCTGATGCCAATCTTCAGCGCCATGTCTTCTCCCCACGCCCACCCAGCATCAGTGAAAATGTCTTTCTGGAGAGTGTGAGTATAGaaggccctggcccaggcacAGAGTCTGGCTTGCTAGAGATGGAACAATACTTGAACTGCCCCGAGGAAGGCTTCCCATGCCAGGGGACAGGTGTGGAGCTTCAGTGTCAAGGCCTCTACAGCAGTGCTCACCGGACCATGGGGGGTATGCAGCTGAAGCCTGGAAGACATGGAGGTACAGAGGAGGGGTTGCTTCAGTCCGAGTTTTCCCTCCCTCAGTGCCAGATGAACCAGCACTTCATGGGTATGCATGCTGGCAATGGGATCATACCAGTTCCTTGGGATGAACCTCCCCAAGGTGATCTGGAGATGAGCTCTAGGCAGTCGAGTGTCAGTGCCTCCACTGCTGCCATGTCTCGGCCACACTGTCACCATCAAAATACGGAGTACCAACTACCCGGTTCTTGTGGGCAGCAACCCAAACGTGTGAGCTCATGCCAGGACAGTGGATTATCTGGGGGGCACCAGCTTAGCCGACTACAGATCAAATCTGAGCAGTGTTACCCAGCACCTACACCAGCACTTGCTCCCTGCCAAAACACCAAGCTTGCTGGGTCTGTGCAGCCTCCTGCATCATACGGCCAAGCCACGAATGTAAGGCCCGATGGTTACCAGTCTGAGGCATCTGTCGGTTACATGGGCATGTTGAGCCTGGGCAGTCGAAGAGCCCAGACTCCCACCATGCAGACCAAAGAAGTGATGGTCCGTAGTTACGTACAAGCCCAGCAGACTCTGATGTGGGGAGACCAACTAGCCTCAAAGGGAGGGGAGGCTGGTATGGGGCTCAGCAGTGAAGCTGGGCAGTGCCAAGTCATGCAGGCACCACTGTACCTCAGCTACAAGTACTCGGGTTACCAAGCCAAACCAGATCACCTGCAGGGTCTGGCAGAGACCGAACACCTCCTAAATACCCCATGCTTCAACCCAGAGATGGTGCCACATCCACCTGGTGACCCTAAACCACCCAGTCACCAAAACAGTCTGAACTACACAGGCAACCTGGCTCAGCCAAGTAATTCCTATGAGGGAGTGGAAGCCAGCTCCCGGCATGTACTTCGCttgcctcctgcctgccccacacaTGAGGGACCCAGTAATGCCTTGCTGTATTACCCAGGCCAGGGCACACATGTGCAGGTGGGCAAAGGTGGGCAGAAGCTGCTGGGCCAGATGGCAGCAAGCTGTGGGAATCCCAGGCATTATGGTGGGAGCTTGGAAGGACTCAAAGGCAGCCCATATTACTCCCTGGATTCAGGGGAGCAGGTGGCCAACAGCCTGGACTCCCTGGACCTGGAAAATACGCACCTTGACTTTGCTGCCATTGTGGAAGATCCAGAGACAAGTACGCTGCTGCCTGGGCCCCCAAGCCCTGCTGGTGGTCTCCTGCTGCCTACGTCTGGTGGTGCTAACATGGCTGTGGGTGACATGAGCTCCATGTTGAGTACTCTGGCAGGGGAGAGCCATTTCCTCAACTCCCTGTCCTAA